The stretch of DNA ATTCACTGGTTCTTACGCTATTAATCCAATTAACGGAAAAGAAGTTCCTGTTTGGGTTGGTGATTATGTATTAGCAACTTACGGAACTGGTGCTGTTATGGCTGTTCCAGCTCATGATGAAAGAGACTTTGCTTTTGCTACAAAGTTTAATCTTCCAATTGAAAAAGTTATAACTAGCAAAAATGGTAAAGAAGTAGAACTTCCTTATTGTGAATATGGTGTTTTAGTAAACTCTGGTGAATTTGATGGATTAACTACAGAAGAAGCTAAAATTAAAATAGTCGAGAAATTAGCTTCAATGGAATTAGGCTCAGCTAAGGTTAACTATAGATTAAGAGATTGGTTAGTTTCAAGACAAAGATATTGGGGTGCTCCAATTCCAATGATTCATTGTGAACATTGTGGAACTGTTCCTGTACCTGAAAATCAATTACCTGTAGAGCTTCCTTACAATGTTGAGTTTGCTCCAGATGGAAAATCTCCACTTGCTAAATGTGATGAGTTCATAAACACAACTTGTCCAAAATGTGGTAAACCAGCTAAGAGAGAAGCTGATACTTTAGATACATTTGTATGTTCATCATGGTATCAATTAAGATATCCTGACAACAAGAATTCTGAAAAAGCCTTTGATAAGGATTTAGTTAATAAAATGCTTCCTGTTGATAAATATGTTGGAGGACCTGAACATGCTTGTATGCATCTTCTTTATGCAAGATTTATAACTAAAGCATTAAGAGATATGGGTTATTTAGATTTTGATGAACCATTTAAATCATTAACTCACCAAGGTTTAATATTAGGACCAGATGGATTAAAAATGAGTAAATCAAAAGGAAATACAATTTCTCCAGATGATTATATATCTGAATATGGTTCTGACGTATTTAGAATGTATTTAATGTTTGGTTTTGCATACACTGAAGGTGGTGCTTGGAGTGATGATGGTCTTAAGTCAGTTGCTAGATTTGTAGATAGAATTGAAAGATATTTAGAAATATCTAGAGAAGCTATTAATAGTTCTGAAAATAATAAAACTACAATGGATAAACCTGAAAAGGAATTAAACTTCTGGCTTCATAATGCAATTAAGGGAGTAACTGAAGATAGCGATAAAATGCAATTTAATACTGCTATTGCAAGAATGATGGAATTTGTTAATGCCTTCTCAAAATATCTTCAAGAAGATACTAAGAACTTAGAATTCTTAAAAAATACAATAAAGGATTTCTTAAAGATATTAGCACCTTTTGCTCCTCACTTTGCAGAAGAACAATGGAGTTTATTTAATCTTCCATTCTCAATCTTCAATGAAGCTTGGCCAAAGTTTGATGAAAAAGCTTTAGTTAAGGATGAAGTAGAAATAGCAATTCAAGTTAACGGTAAAATTAAAGCTAAAATAAATGTTCCAACAGATCTTAATGATGAAGGAATAAAAGAAGCTTCTTTAGCTGATGAGAAAGTAATTGCTGCTATTGATGCCAAAAATATAGTTAAAGTAATTGTTATAAAAGGAAGACTTGTAAATATAGTCGTAAAATAATAATTAAATAAAAACACTCTATATCAAATTACCTATAGTAATTAATGATATAGAGTGTTTTCTTATTATATATTAAATCTTTTTATTATTTGGTGTGGGCTTTTTATAGGTTTACTTTTTATATAAATCATCTTAAAGGCTATAACCTGAACCCCTAAAAGAACTATTATAATTATTGCATATACTAAGAATAACTCTTCTGGTAATGCATTAATTACTGGATCTGTTTTAGGATCGAAAATCCAATAATTATTATTGAAAAATAGTTTATGAAATAAAACAAATGTCTTAGAAAAATTTATTCCCATAGAAGCCATAACAAATCCAAATGTTATTAAAATTATATTTGCTGCATAATTTACTACCTTTGGAAATTCAATATTCTTAGCCAAAGCTTTTACTAACTTAAATGTTATAAATATTAATAAAGCTATTATAACTATTATATAAAGCTTCATAAAAATATTTTTAACTTCTTGAAAATGAATTTCTCCTGTTCTACTCATAGAAAAATCTTCAAATTCTAATTGTTTTATAAAAGGATTATTTAAATACTTAATCATCCCATTATAGTTAAACATTAATTTTTCTTTCGATAAACCTGTAATCTTAACTAAATTAAATTTATCTATAGCTATTTTATATACTATAGTTAAGTTTAACGTTATGATTACCGAAATTCCAACTGCAAATATACTGGTAATAAAGCTTAAAAACATATTTAAAGCAGTATTACTCCTCCTACTTCCTTGGTTCTTACTTAATTTCATTTAGTCGTCTCCCCTTAACCCCTTAACACTAAAAGATTATTAATTATTCTAATGCAATTTTAAAATCAGCTAATACATTACTTACAAGCTTTGACTCTAATTTTTTATAGCATTCTAATAAATTAGAATCTTGAAGTGCTTCAAATATATATCTACTCATTTCCATCCAGTTTTCTGGTATAAATACCCAGACTATTTCTTCATATCTACAACTTAACATAAAATGTTCCATTCCCCAAAATGAATACTCTTCTATATTATGAAGTTTATTAAAGCTTTGGTAATCTTCAACTACCTTTTTAGTTAACTTATATTCATAAATGTCAACATAAAAGAAATCAAAATCTTCTCTCTTTGCTTTAAAAGCATCTTCATGCTTAATTTTTATTTTTGGGTTTTCTTTAAAATTTTTATTATATAAGTCTATAACATCCTTATTTATCTCATAGACAATTACTTCGTCAACCTTATCCTTTTTAGCCATTTCTTGTGCTACATATCCAAGTCCAAGACCTACTACACCAACTTTCCCCTTAGCTCTTTTAATTGGCATATATGAACTTTCTATTTCAAGAGGTGTCATTCTCATCCATATGTTTTTAGGTCCATGTAATTCAAGTATATCTAAAGCTATCTCGCCTTCCTTTTCATACATATACCCTTTAATTATTCCTTTTAACCCGTCTATTTTTTTAATCTCAAAGTCACCTATTTTACCTAAATTTATTTTTTCATTATATTCTTGAATTTTTTCTATTACATAATCGCTTTCGTATGGCTTCAAAATTAACCTTTCCTTTCTGTATTATATTTTATTTTACTGCGTATAATATGGATATCACCACTTGGTATTTTTCTTTTATAAATATAATTTAATATTTATATTTATAATTATATTGGTAATAAATTGAAAACACAACACATATTTATTACAATTTTATTATATGTAGTTAATCAAAATTTTACTTGCTATTTAAAAATACTATGCTATACTAGTGATATAAATTATCAATTAAAGAATAGAAGGTGTTTGTATGGATAAAATAATAATCAGCGAAGAAGCTTACAAAGAGTTTAAAGCTTTCTTAGATGAAAATGAAATCGAAAAATACAGTATAAGAATTAACTTAGCTGGATTTGGTTGTAGCGGTCCTGCATTTAACATAACTGTTGATGAAGCTAAAGAAGGAGATATGACTGAACAAGTTAACGAAATTACTTTCATAGCTGAAGAAAAATTAGTTGAAGAGTTCGGTGGTTTCAAAATATTATCAACAGAAGAAAACGACGGTAGAGGTTTATCATTAAGACCTGTAATCGAAGTTGAAGGTGGATGTGGTTCATGCGGTGGTGGATGTCACCACTAAGAAATAAAAAAGAAGCGTTAAACGCTTCTTTTTTTATTTCTATTTTGCTAAGATTTCAATACCATCTTCTGTAACTAAAATAGTATGCTCCCATTGTGCTGAATATCCACCATCTTCTGTTATTGCAGTCCAATCATTATCTTCATCTACGAATAATTCATAACCACCTTGGTTTATCATAGGCTCTATCGTAAATACCATACCTGGTACTAAAATCATACCTTCACCTTTTTTACCAACATGACTTACAAAAGGATCTTCATGGAAGTTTATCCCTACCCCATGGCCTCCAAAATCTCTAACTACTGAATATCCATTTTTTTCAGCATGCTTTTGAATAGCTTCTCCTATATCTCCTAAAAATCCCCATGGCTTAACAGCTTCTACACCTTTTAGTAAACACTCTTTAGCTACTCTTACAAGTCTTGCATCTTCTTCTGACACATTTCCAATCATAAACATTCTAGATGCGTCTGAAAAATATCCATTATAAATAGTTGATACATCTACATTTACAATATCTCCATCTTTAAGTATTATATCTTCACTAGGTATTCCATGGCATATTTCATCATTTATTGAAGTACACACACTCTTTGGAAAACCAGAATAATTAAGTGGAGCTGGTATAGCCCCTTGTGATACAGTATAATCATGAACTATTGTATTTATTTCTTCAGTACTCATTCCTAATTTTATTTTTTCTGAAACTAAGTCTAAAACAGCATTATTTATCTTAGCACTTTCTCTTATACCTTCTATTTGTGCTTTGTTTTTTATTATATTTCTTGGAGGAACAATAAACCCTTTTGCTTGTAACCCATGTATTTTTTCTTCTATTTCCATATGGCACTTTTTATACTTAAGTCCACTTCCACACCAACATTTTTCATTTCTATCACAATTCATTCTTTTCTTCCTTTCTATTATACTTTTTCATGTATAACTTTAATTTCTTAATTATATAATAACATACTTTCCATATTTGGTTATACATTTCTTAATTGGTCTATGGCTTCAGTAGTTCTTACCTTTCTTTCTATTGCTGTAGTATCCATATCTTTAACTACTTGTGTATAAACTAAATCTATTAAATATATTTGTGCTAATTTTGATGAAACTGCTCCTGTTTCAAATATACTTTCAGCTGAAACATAAGATAGATTTATATCTGAAACGTCCTTTAATCTAGATGGTTTATCTTGTGTTATTGATATAACTTTACAACCATTTTCCTTAACTAAGTTAACAGCTTTTATTATTTCGTCTGTTTCTCCAGTATGAGATATAGCTATAACTAAATCATCTTTATTTGCTATAGATGCCATCATCATTATAGTATGACTGTCTTGGTAACTACAGCTATTAACACCTATCCTC from Clostridium chauvoei encodes:
- a CDS encoding methionyl aminopeptidase: MNCDRNEKCWCGSGLKYKKCHMEIEEKIHGLQAKGFIVPPRNIIKNKAQIEGIRESAKINNAVLDLVSEKIKLGMSTEEINTIVHDYTVSQGAIPAPLNYSGFPKSVCTSINDEICHGIPSEDIILKDGDIVNVDVSTIYNGYFSDASRMFMIGNVSEEDARLVRVAKECLLKGVEAVKPWGFLGDIGEAIQKHAEKNGYSVVRDFGGHGVGINFHEDPFVSHVGKKGEGMILVPGMVFTIEPMINQGGYELFVDEDNDWTAITEDGGYSAQWEHTILVTEDGIEILAK
- a CDS encoding TIGR01906 family membrane protein, whose product is MKLSKNQGSRRSNTALNMFLSFITSIFAVGISVIITLNLTIVYKIAIDKFNLVKITGLSKEKLMFNYNGMIKYLNNPFIKQLEFEDFSMSRTGEIHFQEVKNIFMKLYIIVIIALLIFITFKLVKALAKNIEFPKVVNYAANIILITFGFVMASMGINFSKTFVLFHKLFFNNNYWIFDPKTDPVINALPEELFLVYAIIIIVLLGVQVIAFKMIYIKSKPIKSPHQIIKRFNI
- a CDS encoding HesB-like protein, encoding MDKIIISEEAYKEFKAFLDENEIEKYSIRINLAGFGCSGPAFNITVDEAKEGDMTEQVNEITFIAEEKLVEEFGGFKILSTEENDGRGLSLRPVIEVEGGCGSCGGGCHH
- the leuS gene encoding leucine--tRNA ligase; the encoded protein is MSNYGTAIDKKWQDKWEETKLYKFDPNKEGEKLYVLEMFSYPSGSQLHAGHWFNYGPVDSWARMKRMQGYNVFQPMGFDAFGLPAENFAIKTGIHPKDSTDKNIVNMEKQLKAMGAMFNWENEVVTCNPDYYKWTQWVFLKLYEKGLAYRKKAPVNWCPSCNTVLANEQVVEGACERCSTEVTKKDLTQWFLKITDYADELLEKLDTLDWPEKTVAMQKHWIGKSTGAEVTFKVKDSDLKFDVFTTRVDTLNGVTYVVLAPENPLVDKLTTAENKESVENYKDEAKKQSDIERQSLSREKTGVFTGSYAINPINGKEVPVWVGDYVLATYGTGAVMAVPAHDERDFAFATKFNLPIEKVITSKNGKEVELPYCEYGVLVNSGEFDGLTTEEAKIKIVEKLASMELGSAKVNYRLRDWLVSRQRYWGAPIPMIHCEHCGTVPVPENQLPVELPYNVEFAPDGKSPLAKCDEFINTTCPKCGKPAKREADTLDTFVCSSWYQLRYPDNKNSEKAFDKDLVNKMLPVDKYVGGPEHACMHLLYARFITKALRDMGYLDFDEPFKSLTHQGLILGPDGLKMSKSKGNTISPDDYISEYGSDVFRMYLMFGFAYTEGGAWSDDGLKSVARFVDRIERYLEISREAINSSENNKTTMDKPEKELNFWLHNAIKGVTEDSDKMQFNTAIARMMEFVNAFSKYLQEDTKNLEFLKNTIKDFLKILAPFAPHFAEEQWSLFNLPFSIFNEAWPKFDEKALVKDEVEIAIQVNGKIKAKINVPTDLNDEGIKEASLADEKVIAAIDAKNIVKVIVIKGRLVNIVVK